A region of Pyxidicoccus parkwaysis DNA encodes the following proteins:
- the cysK gene encoding cysteine synthase A: MKAANILQTIGNTPHVRLNRLFSSRVEVWVKLERANPGGSIKDRIALSMIEDAEQRGVLKKDSVIIEPTSGNTGIGLAVVAAVKGYPLTLVMPDSMSIERRRLMTAYGAKLELTPRAQGMKGAIARAQELVAQTPNAWIPQQFENAANVEVHKRTTAREILQDFPEGIDYLITGVGTGGHITGVAEVLKDRFPKLKVFAVEPTKSPVLSGGQPGPHPIQGIGAGFIPKILRTDVLDGIIQIPEEEAFDFARRAAKEEGIFLGISSGASLAAVQRKLAEVPDGSRVLTFNYDTGERYLSIENLFV, from the coding sequence ATGAAGGCAGCCAACATCCTGCAGACCATCGGCAACACCCCGCACGTCCGGCTCAACCGCCTCTTCTCCTCGCGGGTGGAGGTCTGGGTGAAGCTGGAGCGCGCCAATCCGGGCGGCAGCATCAAGGACCGCATCGCCCTGTCGATGATTGAAGACGCCGAGCAGCGCGGCGTGCTCAAGAAGGACAGCGTCATCATCGAGCCGACGTCCGGCAACACGGGCATCGGGCTCGCGGTGGTGGCGGCGGTGAAGGGCTATCCGCTCACCCTCGTCATGCCCGATTCGATGAGCATCGAGCGCCGCCGCCTCATGACCGCGTACGGCGCCAAGCTGGAGCTCACCCCGCGCGCGCAGGGCATGAAGGGCGCGATTGCGCGCGCGCAGGAACTGGTGGCGCAGACGCCCAACGCGTGGATACCGCAGCAGTTCGAGAACGCCGCCAACGTGGAGGTGCACAAGCGCACCACCGCGCGCGAAATCCTCCAGGACTTCCCCGAGGGCATCGACTACCTGATTACGGGCGTGGGCACGGGCGGCCACATCACCGGCGTGGCCGAGGTGCTCAAGGACCGCTTTCCGAAGCTGAAGGTCTTCGCCGTGGAGCCCACGAAGTCTCCGGTGCTCAGCGGCGGCCAGCCCGGCCCCCACCCCATCCAGGGCATCGGCGCGGGCTTCATCCCGAAGATTCTCCGCACGGACGTCCTCGACGGCATCATCCAGATTCCCGAGGAGGAGGCCTTCGACTTCGCGCGCCGCGCCGCCAAGGAGGAGGGCATCTTCCTCGGCATCTCCTCGGGCGCGTCGCTCGCGGCGGTGCAGCGCAAGCTGGCGGAGGTGCCGGACGGCAGCCGCGTGCTGACGTTCAACTACGACACCGGCGAGCGCTACCTCTCCATCGAGAACCTGTTCGTCTGA
- a CDS encoding MBL fold metallo-hydrolase, with protein MRNPYVRQLKLGPMDNFVYLVGPAYSDEVLVVDPAWDVDAIEAAVKAEGKRLVGAFVSHCHFDHINGLPDLLSRHDVPVYAQREEVRFSAELRELGDALRPVGPGDVVQVGEERFQALHTPGHTPGSHCLLAGDALVSGDTVFINGCGRCDMNGGNPEEMYRSLSQVLLKVPDTAKLWPGHDYADVPVTSMAEVRKKNPYFAFNDVASFVAFRMRPRK; from the coding sequence ATGCGCAATCCGTACGTGCGGCAGCTCAAGCTCGGGCCCATGGACAACTTCGTCTACCTGGTGGGGCCGGCGTATTCGGACGAGGTGCTGGTGGTGGACCCCGCCTGGGACGTGGACGCGATTGAAGCGGCGGTGAAGGCCGAGGGAAAGCGGCTGGTGGGCGCGTTCGTCTCGCACTGTCACTTCGACCACATCAACGGGCTGCCGGATTTGCTCTCGCGTCATGACGTGCCCGTGTACGCGCAGCGCGAGGAGGTGCGGTTCTCCGCGGAGCTGCGTGAGCTGGGTGACGCGCTGCGTCCGGTGGGGCCGGGGGACGTGGTGCAGGTGGGGGAGGAGCGCTTCCAGGCGCTGCACACGCCGGGGCACACGCCGGGCTCGCACTGCCTGCTGGCGGGGGACGCGCTGGTGTCCGGGGACACGGTGTTCATCAACGGCTGCGGCCGGTGCGACATGAACGGCGGCAACCCGGAGGAGATGTACCGCTCGCTGTCCCAGGTGCTGCTGAAGGTGCCGGACACCGCGAAGCTGTGGCCGGGGCACGACTACGCGGACGTGCCCGTGACGTCCATGGCCGAGGTGCGGAAGAAGAACCCGTACTTCGCCTTCAACGACGTGGCGTCCTTCGTCGCGTTCCGGATGCGGCCGAGGAAGTAG
- a CDS encoding DNA gyrase/topoisomerase IV subunit A has translation MLAEAESKTRKKQGAGGGGGGGGGAAAGGGGGENSVPASLADEARRRYINYALSVITSRALPDVRDGLKPVQRRILYGMYHDHRLTSDAKYQKSAKVVGSVMGQYHPHGDASIYEALVRMAQDFSLRYPLVDGHGNFGSMDGDGAAAMRYTECRMAPLASELLEELGRKTVAYRPTYDGSGQEPVVIPARVPQLLMNGTTGIAVGMATNIPPHHLGELVDALVALIEDPKLVTKDLMKWVKGPDFPTGAQVLNSKPELREIYETGQGSIRIRGEYKLEELKRGGQLIIITSIPYTVNKSTLVAKIGDLVRERKMPLITDVRDESTKEVRIVLELKKDANPELVMAYLYKQTALQTNFGVNMTCLVPNKDNPEVCTPERLDLKSILQYFLDFRFDVVTKRFQHELGELQRRVHILEGFEKVYDALDEMIKIIRASEGKQDAAKKLIARFKLDELQVDAILEMKLYKLARLEILVVEKELKEKRAEIKRIEAILKDKKKVWATVRDELLGLKTQYGDKRRTKIGGAGSEEMEFSEEAFIADEDAHVVLTRDGWVKRMREVKDPSSTRLREGDAVMTVLAGSLKSNLVLFSNFGTAYVTRFNDVPASTGYGEPVQKFFKFDDGERVVAALSLDARLHRPEKLISVTKHGLGMRFLLEPHLEVSTRAGRRYAKTGEGDEIINVQPVGEKDLLAVLTKKTNALVCKVAEVNELAGPGKGVTVIKVDEGDGVVDFLAVPPSNKDAKLEFETQKGRKLHLSPAKYEVTGRGGKGHEMSKKDAVETVVRPIVFIPLPEKKE, from the coding sequence ATGCTCGCAGAAGCTGAATCGAAGACGCGAAAGAAGCAGGGGGCCGGGGGCGGCGGCGGTGGCGGCGGTGGTGCCGCTGCTGGCGGCGGCGGTGGGGAGAACTCCGTCCCGGCCTCGCTCGCTGACGAGGCGCGTCGCCGGTACATCAACTACGCCCTCTCCGTCATCACCTCGCGCGCCCTGCCGGACGTGCGGGACGGCCTCAAGCCGGTGCAGCGCCGCATCCTCTACGGCATGTACCACGACCACCGGCTCACCTCGGACGCCAAGTACCAGAAGTCCGCCAAGGTGGTGGGCAGCGTCATGGGCCAGTACCACCCGCACGGCGACGCCTCCATCTACGAGGCCCTCGTGCGCATGGCGCAGGACTTCTCCCTGCGCTACCCGCTGGTGGACGGCCATGGCAACTTCGGCTCCATGGACGGCGATGGCGCCGCGGCCATGCGCTACACCGAGTGCCGCATGGCCCCGCTGGCCAGCGAGCTGCTCGAGGAGCTGGGCCGCAAGACGGTGGCCTACCGCCCCACGTATGACGGCTCGGGCCAGGAGCCCGTCGTCATCCCCGCGCGCGTGCCGCAGCTCTTGATGAACGGCACCACCGGCATCGCCGTGGGCATGGCCACCAACATCCCGCCCCACCACCTGGGCGAGCTGGTGGACGCGCTGGTGGCGCTGATTGAAGACCCGAAGCTCGTCACCAAGGACTTGATGAAGTGGGTCAAGGGTCCGGACTTCCCCACCGGCGCGCAGGTGCTCAACAGCAAGCCGGAGCTGCGGGAAATCTACGAGACGGGCCAGGGCAGCATCCGCATCCGCGGCGAGTACAAGCTGGAGGAGCTGAAGCGCGGCGGCCAGCTCATCATCATCACCTCCATCCCGTACACGGTGAACAAGTCCACCCTCGTCGCCAAGATTGGCGACCTGGTGCGCGAGCGGAAGATGCCGCTCATCACCGACGTGCGCGACGAGTCCACCAAAGAGGTGCGCATCGTCCTGGAGCTGAAGAAGGACGCCAACCCCGAGCTGGTGATGGCGTACCTCTACAAGCAGACGGCGCTGCAGACGAACTTCGGCGTCAACATGACGTGCCTCGTCCCCAACAAGGACAACCCCGAGGTCTGCACCCCGGAGCGCCTGGACCTCAAGTCCATCCTCCAGTACTTCCTCGACTTCCGCTTCGACGTCGTCACCAAGCGCTTCCAGCACGAGCTGGGTGAGCTGCAGCGGCGCGTCCACATCCTCGAGGGCTTCGAGAAGGTCTACGACGCGCTCGACGAGATGATCAAAATCATCCGCGCGTCCGAGGGGAAGCAGGACGCGGCCAAGAAGCTCATCGCCCGCTTCAAGCTGGACGAGCTCCAGGTGGACGCCATCCTGGAGATGAAGCTCTACAAGCTGGCCCGCCTCGAAATCCTCGTGGTGGAGAAGGAGCTCAAGGAGAAGCGCGCGGAAATCAAGCGCATCGAGGCCATCCTCAAGGACAAGAAGAAGGTCTGGGCCACCGTCCGCGACGAGCTGCTGGGGCTGAAGACGCAGTACGGCGACAAGCGCCGCACGAAGATTGGCGGCGCGGGCTCCGAGGAGATGGAGTTCAGCGAGGAGGCCTTCATCGCGGACGAGGACGCGCACGTGGTGCTCACGCGCGACGGCTGGGTCAAGCGCATGCGCGAGGTGAAGGACCCGTCCTCCACCCGTCTGCGCGAGGGCGACGCGGTGATGACGGTGCTGGCCGGCAGCCTGAAGTCCAACCTGGTGCTGTTCAGCAACTTCGGCACCGCGTACGTGACGCGCTTCAACGACGTGCCCGCCTCCACGGGCTACGGCGAGCCGGTGCAGAAGTTCTTCAAGTTCGACGACGGTGAGCGCGTGGTGGCGGCGCTGTCGCTGGACGCGCGCCTGCACCGCCCGGAGAAGCTCATCTCCGTGACGAAGCACGGCCTGGGCATGCGCTTCCTGCTGGAGCCGCACCTGGAGGTGTCCACGCGCGCCGGCCGCCGCTACGCCAAGACGGGCGAGGGCGACGAAATCATCAACGTGCAGCCGGTGGGCGAGAAGGACCTGCTCGCCGTCCTCACGAAGAAGACGAACGCGCTGGTGTGCAAGGTGGCGGAGGTGAACGAGCTGGCCGGACCCGGCAAGGGCGTCACCGTCATCAAGGTGGACGAGGGCGACGGTGTGGTGGACTTCCTCGCCGTCCCGCCGAGCAACAAGGACGCGAAGCTGGAGTTCGAGACCCAGAAGGGCCGCAAGCTGCACCTGTCCCCGGCGAAGTACGAGGTGACGGGCCGTGGCGGCAAGGGCCACGAGATGTCCAAGAAGGACGCGGTGGAGACGGTGGTGCGGCCCATCGTCTTCATCCCGCTGCCGGAGAAGAAGGAGTAG
- a CDS encoding DNA gyrase/topoisomerase IV subunit B, with the protein MATKKESYTGADIQVLEGLEPVRKRPAMYIGGTDSTGYHHLLWEIVDNSVDEVINGFATTIEVTLHKDGRSITVVDNGRGMPVDIMPKQKKPAVEVILTTLHSGGKFEQGNYIHSGGLHGVGSSVVNALSRKLVIEIKRDSKKHVQTYSRGKPTSALKADGPARGTGTSVTFEPDPEIFGEKLKFDAELVRERLEAKSYLHKGMTVVWKDETATPHAHVTYKHDGGIAEYLTKVVAERNKPMVPPGSATFYHSRDNGVRLEASLAWTEATDEHIRSYVNGIPTNLGGTHEAGLRGAVVKAVRNYIETHDLTPKGVTLTAEDIREGMVAILSTYVVEPQFQGQTKGRLNNPEVTAQVDGVLRPALEKWLNDNKSIAEAVVARIILAARAREASRAASQAVSRKSAVSHRLNLPGKLADCSSTDPGLSELFIVEGDSAGGSAKQGRDRRTQAILPLRGKVLNAEQASTDKVTTNKELQDIVSALGCGIGSDFDIGKLRYGRVFLLMDADSDGHHIATLLLTFFYRHLRPLIEGGTIHIAQPPLYRVDIGKETYWALDEADRDRIIREKTKGNAKPNIMRFKGLGEMTPDELKETTLDPKNRMSLRVTIDNALETDRLINDLMGKDVSARFKFIMERASEVQELDV; encoded by the coding sequence ATGGCGACGAAGAAGGAAAGCTACACAGGCGCGGACATCCAGGTCCTCGAGGGCCTGGAGCCGGTGCGCAAGCGCCCGGCGATGTACATCGGCGGCACCGACAGCACCGGGTATCACCACCTGCTGTGGGAGATTGTCGACAACTCGGTGGACGAGGTCATCAACGGCTTCGCGACCACCATCGAGGTGACGCTCCACAAGGACGGCCGCAGCATCACCGTGGTGGACAACGGGCGCGGCATGCCCGTGGACATCATGCCCAAGCAGAAGAAGCCGGCCGTGGAGGTCATCCTCACGACGCTTCACTCGGGCGGCAAGTTCGAGCAGGGCAACTACATCCACTCGGGCGGTCTGCACGGCGTGGGCAGCTCGGTGGTCAACGCGCTGTCGCGCAAGCTCGTCATCGAAATCAAGCGCGACAGCAAGAAGCACGTGCAGACGTATTCGCGCGGCAAGCCCACCAGCGCGCTGAAGGCGGACGGCCCCGCGCGCGGCACGGGCACGTCCGTCACCTTCGAGCCGGACCCTGAGATTTTCGGCGAGAAGCTGAAGTTCGACGCGGAATTGGTGCGTGAGCGGCTGGAGGCGAAGAGCTACCTCCACAAGGGCATGACGGTCGTCTGGAAAGACGAGACGGCCACGCCCCACGCGCATGTGACGTACAAGCACGACGGCGGCATCGCCGAGTACCTCACCAAGGTGGTGGCGGAGCGCAACAAGCCGATGGTGCCGCCGGGCAGCGCGACGTTCTACCACTCGCGTGACAACGGCGTGCGGCTGGAGGCCTCGCTGGCGTGGACGGAGGCCACGGACGAGCACATCCGCTCGTACGTCAACGGCATCCCCACCAACCTGGGCGGCACGCACGAGGCGGGCCTTCGCGGCGCCGTCGTCAAGGCGGTGCGCAACTACATCGAGACGCACGACCTGACGCCCAAGGGCGTGACGCTCACCGCGGAGGACATCCGCGAGGGCATGGTGGCGATTCTGTCCACCTACGTCGTGGAGCCGCAGTTCCAGGGCCAGACGAAGGGGCGCCTCAACAACCCCGAAGTCACCGCCCAGGTGGACGGCGTGCTGCGTCCGGCGCTGGAGAAGTGGCTCAACGACAACAAGTCCATCGCCGAGGCGGTGGTGGCGCGCATCATCCTCGCCGCCCGCGCGCGCGAGGCGAGCCGCGCGGCGTCGCAGGCCGTCAGCCGCAAGTCGGCGGTCAGCCACCGGCTCAACCTGCCGGGCAAGCTGGCGGACTGCTCCTCGACCGACCCGGGGCTGAGCGAGCTGTTCATCGTCGAGGGTGACTCCGCAGGCGGCTCCGCGAAGCAGGGCCGCGACAGGCGCACCCAGGCCATCCTCCCCTTGCGCGGCAAGGTGCTCAACGCGGAGCAGGCGTCCACCGACAAGGTGACGACGAACAAGGAGCTGCAGGACATCGTCTCCGCGCTGGGCTGCGGCATCGGCTCGGACTTCGACATCGGCAAGCTGCGCTACGGCCGCGTCTTCCTGCTGATGGACGCGGACAGCGACGGCCACCACATCGCCACGCTGCTGTTGACGTTCTTCTACCGGCACCTGCGCCCGCTGATTGAGGGCGGCACCATCCACATCGCCCAGCCGCCCCTGTACCGGGTGGACATCGGCAAGGAGACGTACTGGGCGCTGGACGAGGCGGACAGAGACCGCATCATCCGCGAGAAGACCAAGGGCAACGCCAAGCCCAACATCATGCGCTTCAAGGGTCTCGGCGAGATGACGCCGGACGAGCTGAAGGAGACGACGCTCGACCCCAAGAACCGCATGAGCCTGCGCGTCACCATCGACAACGCGCTGGAGACGGACCGCCTCATCAATGACTTGATGGGCAAGGACGTGAGCGCCCGCTTCAAGTTCATCATGGAGCGCGCCAGCGAGGTCCAGGAGCTGGACGTCTAG
- a CDS encoding PEGA domain-containing protein: MNTFRRFALLMALLLAVLPAHAQTTRKRASKKKPAVTKVAKKKKVPANKKKKAPPAEDTETAGTTDVESAEPMVFGEPDAKPAPAESDTPVTPLEKPATPAVAKPTLPELPPPPSAKPVVEKPSVPLLTSGPVALFAVARTPNAQDAAVKLEGELLGYLGTGDVTLVDLGAAFPPPAPVPLTKADTLFEEGRTAYDNLDPEAAEAKFKAAAEAYTRAPADMSTERLAQTYIFLGASRQLNGDMIGAKEAFTHAVVAEPGARPDAALFSQEVQKAYDESRAAVRGLSPGSLTVISEPAGAEVLVRGRKVGVTPLRNVEVPAGQHPVVVSLPGYASYSLYAEVQSSKPTDVKAKLEPAPGLAAVRDFAAKAATEKAFDSDTVPAEARAIGERLNARYVVLAAVSRDKKGRAEAELQAWDLRSKARLRGVEIELAPGKPKHGPAAAADQVRGFVNGAMAPRVSERGSGPDFSLLKRPAFWAVVGGVAAVTAGTVFVVTQDKGKGWNPVTGGVGF, encoded by the coding sequence GTGAACACGTTCCGCCGATTCGCCCTGTTGATGGCGCTGCTCCTGGCCGTCCTCCCCGCGCACGCGCAGACCACCCGGAAGAGGGCCAGCAAGAAGAAGCCGGCCGTCACCAAGGTGGCCAAGAAGAAGAAGGTCCCCGCCAACAAGAAGAAGAAGGCGCCGCCCGCGGAGGACACCGAAACGGCGGGCACGACGGACGTGGAGTCGGCGGAGCCCATGGTCTTCGGCGAGCCCGACGCGAAGCCCGCCCCCGCCGAGAGCGACACGCCGGTGACGCCGCTGGAGAAGCCGGCGACGCCCGCGGTGGCGAAGCCGACGCTGCCGGAACTGCCCCCGCCTCCCTCGGCGAAGCCCGTCGTGGAGAAGCCCAGCGTGCCCCTGCTGACGTCCGGCCCCGTCGCGCTGTTCGCCGTGGCGCGCACGCCCAACGCGCAGGACGCGGCGGTGAAGCTGGAGGGCGAGTTGCTGGGCTACCTGGGCACCGGCGACGTGACGCTGGTGGACCTGGGGGCGGCCTTCCCGCCGCCCGCGCCCGTGCCGCTGACGAAGGCGGACACCCTCTTCGAGGAGGGCCGCACCGCCTACGACAACCTGGACCCCGAGGCCGCCGAGGCGAAGTTCAAGGCGGCGGCGGAGGCGTACACGCGGGCTCCGGCGGACATGAGCACGGAGCGGCTGGCGCAGACGTACATCTTCCTGGGCGCCTCGCGGCAGCTCAACGGGGACATGATTGGCGCGAAGGAGGCCTTCACCCACGCGGTGGTGGCCGAGCCCGGCGCGCGTCCGGACGCCGCCCTCTTCAGCCAGGAGGTGCAGAAGGCCTACGACGAGTCCCGCGCCGCGGTGCGCGGGCTGTCCCCGGGCTCGCTGACGGTGATTTCGGAGCCGGCCGGCGCCGAGGTGCTGGTGCGCGGCCGCAAGGTGGGCGTCACGCCGCTGCGCAACGTGGAGGTGCCCGCCGGCCAGCACCCCGTGGTGGTGTCGCTGCCCGGCTACGCGTCCTACTCCCTCTACGCGGAGGTGCAGTCCTCCAAGCCCACCGACGTGAAGGCGAAGCTGGAGCCCGCGCCGGGCCTGGCCGCCGTGCGCGACTTCGCCGCCAAGGCCGCCACCGAGAAGGCCTTTGACTCGGACACCGTCCCCGCCGAGGCGCGGGCCATCGGTGAGCGGCTGAATGCCCGCTACGTGGTGCTGGCCGCCGTGTCCCGCGACAAGAAGGGCCGCGCCGAGGCGGAGCTCCAGGCGTGGGACTTGCGCTCCAAGGCGCGGCTGCGCGGCGTGGAAATCGAGCTGGCCCCCGGCAAGCCGAAGCACGGCCCGGCCGCGGCGGCGGACCAGGTGCGCGGCTTCGTCAACGGCGCCATGGCGCCCCGCGTCTCCGAGCGCGGCAGTGGCCCGGACTTCTCGCTGCTGAAGCGGCCCGCCTTCTGGGCCGTGGTGGGCGGCGTGGCGGCCGTGACGGCGGGCACCGTGTTCGTCGTGACGCAGGACAAGGGCAAGGGCTGGAATCCCGTGACTGGCGGCGTCGGCTTCTGA
- a CDS encoding PEGA domain-containing protein, producing the protein MKALLLALLPSLALAAPPPERAIISLVVPMDPASESTSVQMEGYMNDALANFAGFTVRKPEELFGMPEDAAAKASLDKARKGLSESVAAFDKKEYEDAEKKIRATLKELETAAGAMRGCSPLCESLALYGALLHLRGDVEEAKLALMDLIALNPTFELNPKRFGRDYLALRVQVATGRTAQLRGGALVKSRPAGARVYLDGEQVGFTPVTLSTLPIGKHLLRLERPGFRQYGKLLEVTPDDVEVSTDLVPTPQYKAYDAQLDRVAGEVLRAGQKSSGVSTMGQSLGLERAVVGTLKALEEGSELQLGYYDIKSGKKLGGRRAVLQGDEFGQLKQELERMVNQMVNTTGEKVSRSSDPLDNRGGTEDWSAEDRGGKTKASEKKKKGDDPLDGVSGTEDW; encoded by the coding sequence ATGAAAGCCCTTCTGCTCGCCCTCCTCCCCTCGCTGGCCCTGGCGGCTCCGCCTCCGGAGCGGGCCATCATCAGCCTCGTCGTGCCCATGGACCCGGCCTCCGAGTCCACCAGCGTGCAGATGGAGGGCTACATGAACGACGCCCTCGCCAACTTCGCGGGCTTCACGGTGCGCAAGCCCGAGGAGCTGTTCGGCATGCCGGAGGACGCGGCCGCCAAGGCGTCGCTGGACAAGGCGCGCAAGGGCCTGTCGGAGAGCGTCGCCGCCTTCGACAAGAAGGAGTACGAGGACGCGGAGAAGAAGATTCGCGCCACCCTCAAGGAATTGGAGACGGCCGCGGGCGCCATGCGCGGCTGCTCGCCGCTGTGTGAGTCGCTGGCCCTCTACGGCGCGCTGCTGCACCTGCGCGGCGACGTGGAGGAGGCGAAGCTGGCGCTGATGGACCTGATTGCCCTCAACCCCACCTTCGAGCTGAACCCCAAGCGCTTCGGCCGGGACTACCTCGCGCTGCGTGTGCAGGTGGCCACCGGCCGCACCGCGCAGCTGCGCGGCGGCGCGTTGGTGAAGTCGCGGCCGGCGGGCGCGCGGGTGTACCTGGACGGCGAGCAGGTGGGCTTCACGCCGGTGACGCTGTCCACGCTGCCCATCGGCAAGCACCTGCTGCGGCTGGAGCGCCCCGGCTTCCGCCAGTACGGGAAGCTCCTCGAGGTGACGCCGGACGACGTGGAGGTGAGCACGGACCTGGTGCCCACCCCGCAGTACAAGGCCTATGACGCCCAGCTGGACCGCGTGGCCGGCGAGGTGCTGCGCGCCGGACAGAAGTCCAGCGGCGTGTCCACGATGGGCCAGTCGCTGGGGCTGGAGCGCGCCGTGGTGGGCACGCTGAAGGCCCTGGAGGAGGGCTCGGAGCTGCAGCTGGGCTACTACGACATCAAGAGCGGCAAGAAGCTGGGGGGCCGGCGCGCGGTGCTCCAGGGCGACGAGTTCGGCCAGCTGAAGCAGGAGCTGGAGCGCATGGTGAACCAGATGGTGAACACGACTGGCGAGAAGGTGTCGCGCAGCTCGGACCCGCTGGACAACCGCGGAGGCACCGAGGACTGGAGCGCCGAGGACCGGGGCGGCAAGACGAAGGCCTCCGAGAAGAAGAAGAAAGGCGACGACCCGCTCGACGGGGTGTCCGGAACCGAGGATTGGTGA